In the genome of Misgurnus anguillicaudatus unplaced genomic scaffold, ASM2758022v2 HiC_scaffold_27, whole genome shotgun sequence, one region contains:
- the LOC141362441 gene encoding leucine-rich repeat-containing protein 56-like encodes MSDTFIKRPGTAPLHEFNGSDVIQTPADPEDSDHVMVELSLSPAKLKILSGSDNLEEVTSLEMCVDTRHISLNNFGVYLPKLRELKMNNSLILSIRDLGTSLSHLQVLWLARCGLTDLEGIPCLSSLKELYIAYNNISELIHLSMMDNLEVLDLEGNDVDDLLNQVWHLGHCKNLRTLSLEGNPVCTRPGPGSSEADYSYRSAVREMIPQLRFLDDVPVEEDKPDCGRSTQMDWTLLRESIKDFSISDTQEYTDTEERSVSVCGGRPGSAQHLSPRISSSSVCSRPGSARPLTSCSRSTPGSNNSDPATIDHELSNLTSGFGSFLCGNPLQAVRARTKKQMVQNSRSQTRPSTRLGSYIPERTYDDEQPSSQDRSDVFAELRTWRIEHNKRLSAIEKDRQPQVMKILHCDDDENDEEDDDCSHNHSFISDDITRNEKEDERTVYKATTSANSSFQSFSPDLLHQDTELQNEIRVTSTSDCMMSPSPPLSAVAPPGGRRITQIRTRRIKPHNGEIGMLMPSEDKQMSNIGALKTNSIFEPQSTTIVKTMSPQILRKPCRPSTSLGITPLRAQWSEAPGNYHQSENQHKPIIRSNTSHQLTPKRPQTARAALQRLPNRTLLPNRGNGLLE; translated from the exons ATGAGTGACACCTTCATAAAAAGGCCTGGCACAGCTCCTCTGCATGAATTTAATGGATCTGATGTGATACAAACTCCTGCTGACCCTGAGGACTCTGACCATGTAATGGTTGAACTGTCTCTATCACCAGCAAAGTTG AAAATTCTGTCTGGATCAGACAACCTAGAGGAAGTGACCTCGCTGGAGATGTGTGTTGACACCCGACACATCTCTCTGAATAACTTTG GTGTCTACTTGCCCAAACTTAGAGAGCTGAAAATGAACAACAGTTTGATTTTATCTATACG GGATCTTGGCACCAGCCTTTCCCACCTGCAGGTCTTATGGTTGGCTCGCTGTGGTCTGACCGACTTGGAGGGAATCCCTTGTCTTTCTTCCCTAAAG GAACTATACATAGCATACAACAACATATCAGAGCTGATCCATCTCAGTATGATGGACAATCTGGAGGTGCTGGACCTGGAGGGAAACGATGTGGATGATCTGTTGAATCAAGTGTGGCATCTGGGCCATTGTAAAAATCTCCGAACTCTTTCCCTGGAAGGAAACCCTGTATGTACCCGTCCTGGTCCAGGATCCTCAGAG GCAGACTACAGCTACAGGTCTGCGGTGCGTGAGATGATTCCTCAGTTGAGGTTTCTCGATGACGTTCCGGTTGAGGAAGACAAACCTGACTGCGGTAGAAGCACACAGATGGACTGGACTCTTCTCAGAGAATCCATCAAAGACTTTTCCATCAGCGATACACAGGAATACACAGATACAG AGGAGCGGTCTGTCAGTGTATGTGGTGGGAGACCTGGTTCTGCTCAGCACCTTAGCCCAAGAATATCCTCCAGCAGTGTCTGTAGTCGCCCAGGCAGTGCCAGACCTCTCACTTCTTGCTCCAGGTCAACACCAGGGTCAAACAACTCCGATCCAGCCACCATTGATCATGAGCTCAGCAATCTAACAAGTG gtTTTGGCAGTTTTCTGTGCGGGAATCCACTACAGGCGGTTCGTGCAAGGACAAAGAAACAAATG GTTCAAAACTCTCGTTCTCAAACCCGACCCAGCACACGACTCGGTAGTTATATTCCCGAACGCACGTATGACGATGAACAGCCAAGCAGTCAGGACCGCAGTGATGTTTTTGCTGAGCTCAGAACCTGGAGAATCGAGCATAACAA ACGTCTATCAGCTATTGAAAAGGACCGCCAGCCCCAGGTTATGAAAATCCTCCACTGTGATGATGATGAgaatgatgaagaagatgacGACTGCAGTCATAATCATAGTTTTATTAGCGATGACATCACTAGAAATGAAAAGGAGGACGAGAGGACTGTCTACAAGGCAACAACTTCTGCCAATTCGTCTTTTCAGTCTTTTTCACCAG ATCTGTTACACCAAGACACAGAGTTGCAAAATGAAATAAGAGTCACCTCTACATCAGACTGTATGATGTCACCTTCACCGCCACTGAGTGCAGTGGCTCCCCCTGGTGGCCGGAGGATAACACAAATTCGTACTAGGAGAATCAAACCTCATAACGGTGAAATTGGCATGTTGATGCCATCAGAGGACAAACAAATGTCAAATATTGGAGCCTTAAAGACAAACTCAATCTTTGAGCCCCAGAGTACCACGATTGTAAAAACCATGTCACCTCAAATTCTCCGAAAACCATGTAGACCATCCACAAGTCTTGGCATCACACCTCTTAGAGCACAATG GTCAGAAGCTCCTGGGAATTATCATCAATCAGAGAACCAGCACAAACCAATCATACGTTCTAACACATCTCATCAACTTACGCCAAAACGTCCACAAACAGCCAGAGCTGCACTGCAAAGGCTACCAAACCGAACCCTCCTGCCCAACAGAGGAAATGGGCTCCTGGAATAA